From the Bacillota bacterium genome, the window CCGCTTCACCTGCTCCTCAAGGTAGCCGGCGATCCCGGCGATGAGCCGGCCGGCGATTTCCTCGCGGATGATGGCGGTGAGTTCCGGGTGGTGTCCGGCCTCACTGAGGACGATCCGGAAGGCGTAGACGGCCACCCCTTCCTCGATTCCCCGAAGGTAATTGTCCATCAGTTCGGGGATGACTTCTTCCGGTGGGCGGTCGGGGTCGGCCACCTGAGCCATGATCTTCGGGATCGGGCTGCGCTCCCGAATCACCGCGCGGAAGAGATCTTCTTTATTCTTGAAGTACCAGTAGATCGTGCCGGGGGTGATCCCGGCCGCTTCGGCGATGCCCCGGCTGGTGGCCCCCCGATAGCCCTTCTCGGCGAAGACCTTCATGGCCGCCTCGATGATGGCGGCCCGCTTTTCGGGGAACATGGCCGGGGGGCGTGGCATCGGTCCTGGGTCACCTCGTTCCTCCTGGGGCTTGTCTTCCCTTAATCAAACGTTTAATCAAAGCATAAGACAAAGTCGTCGGCGCGTCAATAGGGCCCGCCCCCCACCAACCGCCCGAACTCGACCGCGTAATCGATGCCGCGAGCCTCTTCCTCGTGCTTGAAGTAAGCGCAGACGTCGGCCGAGCCAAGGAGTCCGGCGACGAAGTCAGCCCAAGTCCCTAGGTCGGCCGGCGAGTAATCCTGCCCTCTCAGCCTCAGGTAGGCAAACCCCGCTGAGCCGGTCAGATCGCGGGCGACTGCCTTGACCTCGGTCCCGGCCGGCATGCCCGTGCCGTCAGCCAGGCAGAGGGCGGCGCCGGCGGCGGCCAAGGCCTCGTAAGTCGATTCGTCGTACCAGGAGGCGTGGCGGAATTCGAAGGCCAGCCGCGGACCAGAAGGGCCAAGCGCGGCCAGGAAGGCCGCCAGACGGTCGTCGCGCTTGAGATAGGGTGGCAACTGGAAGAGGACCGCCCCGAGCCGGTCCCCCAGGAGCGACAGGCGGTCAAAGAAGTCGGCCGCCTCCCGCTCTGCCCCGGCGAGCCGCAGGCGGTGGGTGATCTTCGACCCGGCCTTGAAGGAAAAAGAAAAGCCGGAAGGCGTTTCCCCACGCCATCGGCCGAGCATGTCCGCCGTGGGAAACCGGTAGAAGGTCGAGTTTATCTCAACGCTGTTGAAGCGCTCAGCATAGAAGGCGAGCCGGCCCTGGCTGCTCGTCCCGGGTGGGTAAAAGGCCCCCACCCACTCATCGTAACTGAACCCCGAGGTCCCCAGGAAGAGCCGGCCCATGCCCACCTCCGCCGGATCGAAGCGCCCGGCGGAGCCTATTATGCCCGGTCTAGGCCCGACCGGCTGAACCCCGACCGAGCTCTATCCCCGCTCGGCCGCGGGCAGGAGGCGAGTTGACCGTCCAGATGCCGGCGACGATGGCCACGCCGCCGATGACCGTGAACGTATGGAGGCGCTCACCGAGGATGGCCATGGCCAGGATCGCCGTGACCAACGGTTCGAGGTAGACAGAGGTCGAGGCGACGCTGGCCGTGACCGACTGAAGGGCGTAGTACCACAGGGAATAGCCCACCGCGGTGCAGACGATCCCCAGATAGATCACAGCCACCCAGGTCCCCGGGGTGAGGTGGAACCCCGACCGCAGCCCACCGGTCCAGACCAAGGGCGGCACCATC encodes:
- a CDS encoding TetR/AcrR family transcriptional regulator — encoded protein: MPRPPAMFPEKRAAIIEAAMKVFAEKGYRGATSRGIAEAAGITPGTIYWYFKNKEDLFRAVIRERSPIPKIMAQVADPDRPPEEVIPELMDNYLRGIEEGVAVYAFRIVLSEAGHHPELTAIIREEIAGRLIAGIAGYLEEQVKRGRIRPMNLTFLAMLVMGPLLLSGIARFVLGLDFGPGTRQELVKTASQAILYGIVRKEGK
- a CDS encoding DUF72 domain-containing protein: MGRLFLGTSGFSYDEWVGAFYPPGTSSQGRLAFYAERFNSVEINSTFYRFPTADMLGRWRGETPSGFSFSFKAGSKITHRLRLAGAEREAADFFDRLSLLGDRLGAVLFQLPPYLKRDDRLAAFLAALGPSGPRLAFEFRHASWYDESTYEALAAAGAALCLADGTGMPAGTEVKAVARDLTGSAGFAYLRLRGQDYSPADLGTWADFVAGLLGSADVCAYFKHEEEARGIDYAVEFGRLVGGGPY